One part of the Drosophila teissieri strain GT53w chromosome 3R, Prin_Dtei_1.1, whole genome shotgun sequence genome encodes these proteins:
- the LOC122622247 gene encoding facilitated trehalose transporter Tret1-2 homolog isoform X2 has protein sequence MVATEELKKTVSQEDGDSRNPITYDLLQESESRTSKTRQYVAAMIICLGAVAAGTALSWTAPVFPQISARNETINQSSLNSSTGDISNSTSTKDDFRLTESQKTWVGAMLPLGALFGALPSGYIADTIGRRYTAMVMDIPFILAWISISFANSVGWLYLGRFLIGISTGSFCVVAPMYISEIAETSIRGSLGTLFQLLLTIGILFIYVAGALVSWKTLSMLCLVIPILLLFGLFIVPETPVYLLKRGKRSEANRALKWLWGDYCNTSNAIQAIQNDLDQNGADASLKDLFSNRASRNGMVISVLLMVFQQFSGINAVIFFMNEIFESSSQLNPAVCTIVVGVVQVIMTLTSSLLIEKAGRKILLIFSSTTMTVCLAMLGAYNTIQRHTDLSESIGWLPLLCIVLFIVSFSVGYGPIPWMMMGELFMPDVKGIAVSLSVMMNWVCVFLVTWLFGLLKAAGADVPFWFFSTWMAVATAYVAIALQETKGKSASQIQSWLSGR, from the exons ATGGTGGCTACCGAGGAACTTAAGAAG ACTGTTAGTCAAGAGGACGGGGACTCACGCAATCCAATAACCTACGATCTTCTGCAAGAAAGCGAATCGAGGACTTCGAAGACCCGGCAATATGTGGCGGCTATGATAA TTTGTTTGGGTGCGGTTGCTGCAGGAACTGCGTTATCCTGGACGGCTCCTGTTTTTCCGCAGATTTCTGCCAGAAACGAGACCATTAACCAAAGCAGTTTGAATTCCAGTACTGGAGATATTTCCAATTCGACCTCCACCAAGGACGACTTTCGACTGACCGAATCGCAAA AAACATGGGTGGGTGCCATGTTGCCCTTGGGCGCCCTTTTCGGAGCCCTGCCCTCCGGATATATTGCCGATACGATCGGGCGACGTTATACTGCCATGGTCATGGACATTCCCTTTATCTTGGCATGGATCTCGATCAGTTTCGCCAATTCCGTCGGCTGGCTTTACTTGGGAAGATTTTTAATCG GTATCTCAACTGGCAGCTTCTGCGTGGTGGCTCCCATGTACATTTCGGAAATCGCAGAGACCAGCATTCGTGGCAGTCTAGGCACATTGTTTCAGTTGCTCCTTACGATCGGTATCCTGTTCATTTACGTGGCAGGAGCTTTGGTCTCATGGAAAACCCTGAGCATGCTTTGCCTAGTCATACCCATCCTGCTCCTCTTCGGCCTGTTTATCGTACCAGAAACTCCAGTATATCTACTTAAAAGG GGTAAGCGCTCCGAGGCCAATCGCGCACTAAAATGGCTGTGGGGAGATTACTGTAACACCAGTAACGCCATCCAGGCAATCCAAAACGACTTGGACCAGAATGGAGCGGATGCTTCCTTAAAGGATTTGTTCAGCAACCGCGCCTCACGGAACGGTATGGTGATTTCTGTGCTGTTGATGGTATTCCAGCAGTTCTCCGGCATCAACGCCGTGATCTTCTTCATGAACGAGATCTTTGAGTCAAGCAGCCAACTGAATCCTGCCGTCTGCACCATAGTGGTGGGAGTGGTGCAGGTGATCATGACCCTGACCTCCTCCCTGCTGATCGAAAAGGCCGGCCGCAAGATCCTGCTGATCTTCAGCAGTACGACTATGACAGTCTGCCTGGCCATGCTGGGTGCTTATAATACGATCCAGAGACACACCGATTTATCTGAGTCCATTGGCTGGTTGCCCCTGCTTTGCATAGTGCTGTTCATCGTGAGCTTCTCGGTGGGCTACGGCCCCATTCCCTGGATGATGATGGGTGAACTCTTCATGCCGGACGTAAAGGGCATCGCCGTCTCCCTGAGTGTCATGATGAACTGGGTGTGCGTGTTCCTGGTCACATGGCTCTTCGGTCTGCTCAAagctgctggtgctgatgtGCCGTTCTGGTTCTTTAGCACCTGGATGGCGGTAGCCACTGCTTACGTGGCCATCGCCTTGCAGGAGACGAAAGGCAAGAGTGCCAGCCAAATCCAAAGCTGGTTGAGCGGGCGCTGA
- the LOC122622247 gene encoding facilitated trehalose transporter Tret1-2 homolog isoform X1 → MDSEKVVRAMARWWQTVSQEDGDSRNPITYDLLQESESRTSKTRQYVAAMIICLGAVAAGTALSWTAPVFPQISARNETINQSSLNSSTGDISNSTSTKDDFRLTESQKTWVGAMLPLGALFGALPSGYIADTIGRRYTAMVMDIPFILAWISISFANSVGWLYLGRFLIGISTGSFCVVAPMYISEIAETSIRGSLGTLFQLLLTIGILFIYVAGALVSWKTLSMLCLVIPILLLFGLFIVPETPVYLLKRGKRSEANRALKWLWGDYCNTSNAIQAIQNDLDQNGADASLKDLFSNRASRNGMVISVLLMVFQQFSGINAVIFFMNEIFESSSQLNPAVCTIVVGVVQVIMTLTSSLLIEKAGRKILLIFSSTTMTVCLAMLGAYNTIQRHTDLSESIGWLPLLCIVLFIVSFSVGYGPIPWMMMGELFMPDVKGIAVSLSVMMNWVCVFLVTWLFGLLKAAGADVPFWFFSTWMAVATAYVAIALQETKGKSASQIQSWLSGR, encoded by the exons ATGGATTCGGAAAAAGTGGTCCGCGCAATGGCTCGTTGGTGGCAG ACTGTTAGTCAAGAGGACGGGGACTCACGCAATCCAATAACCTACGATCTTCTGCAAGAAAGCGAATCGAGGACTTCGAAGACCCGGCAATATGTGGCGGCTATGATAA TTTGTTTGGGTGCGGTTGCTGCAGGAACTGCGTTATCCTGGACGGCTCCTGTTTTTCCGCAGATTTCTGCCAGAAACGAGACCATTAACCAAAGCAGTTTGAATTCCAGTACTGGAGATATTTCCAATTCGACCTCCACCAAGGACGACTTTCGACTGACCGAATCGCAAA AAACATGGGTGGGTGCCATGTTGCCCTTGGGCGCCCTTTTCGGAGCCCTGCCCTCCGGATATATTGCCGATACGATCGGGCGACGTTATACTGCCATGGTCATGGACATTCCCTTTATCTTGGCATGGATCTCGATCAGTTTCGCCAATTCCGTCGGCTGGCTTTACTTGGGAAGATTTTTAATCG GTATCTCAACTGGCAGCTTCTGCGTGGTGGCTCCCATGTACATTTCGGAAATCGCAGAGACCAGCATTCGTGGCAGTCTAGGCACATTGTTTCAGTTGCTCCTTACGATCGGTATCCTGTTCATTTACGTGGCAGGAGCTTTGGTCTCATGGAAAACCCTGAGCATGCTTTGCCTAGTCATACCCATCCTGCTCCTCTTCGGCCTGTTTATCGTACCAGAAACTCCAGTATATCTACTTAAAAGG GGTAAGCGCTCCGAGGCCAATCGCGCACTAAAATGGCTGTGGGGAGATTACTGTAACACCAGTAACGCCATCCAGGCAATCCAAAACGACTTGGACCAGAATGGAGCGGATGCTTCCTTAAAGGATTTGTTCAGCAACCGCGCCTCACGGAACGGTATGGTGATTTCTGTGCTGTTGATGGTATTCCAGCAGTTCTCCGGCATCAACGCCGTGATCTTCTTCATGAACGAGATCTTTGAGTCAAGCAGCCAACTGAATCCTGCCGTCTGCACCATAGTGGTGGGAGTGGTGCAGGTGATCATGACCCTGACCTCCTCCCTGCTGATCGAAAAGGCCGGCCGCAAGATCCTGCTGATCTTCAGCAGTACGACTATGACAGTCTGCCTGGCCATGCTGGGTGCTTATAATACGATCCAGAGACACACCGATTTATCTGAGTCCATTGGCTGGTTGCCCCTGCTTTGCATAGTGCTGTTCATCGTGAGCTTCTCGGTGGGCTACGGCCCCATTCCCTGGATGATGATGGGTGAACTCTTCATGCCGGACGTAAAGGGCATCGCCGTCTCCCTGAGTGTCATGATGAACTGGGTGTGCGTGTTCCTGGTCACATGGCTCTTCGGTCTGCTCAAagctgctggtgctgatgtGCCGTTCTGGTTCTTTAGCACCTGGATGGCGGTAGCCACTGCTTACGTGGCCATCGCCTTGCAGGAGACGAAAGGCAAGAGTGCCAGCCAAATCCAAAGCTGGTTGAGCGGGCGCTGA
- the LOC122622248 gene encoding facilitated trehalose transporter Tret1: MPSISREEQSGVQYSYTEVSTFQISEGNTRNMSPEPVKSGRIFMAAVAANLSAFVVGTTLGWTSPIGPKLKSEDTSDSPLSRPITSDEDAWISSLIAVGALVAPFVAGPMADRIGRKWVLLSSSLFFVLAFGLNMVASEVWILYMSRLIQGFGVGFVMTVQPMYVGEISTDNVRGATGSLMQLFIVGGILYVYAIGPYVSYQALQWCCIVVPVLFDLVFYTMPESPYFFAGKGRKSEALKSLQFLRGQSPEGVHDEMAEIQANVEEAMASKGTVMDLFKNAGNRRALFICAGLISFQQLSGINVVLFNSQSIFTSANTGLDPAIATIIIGCVQVGSSALTPLVADRLGRKVMLLTSSSVMSIGLAALGAFFYMQLVKKDISSVVWMPVPALIIYNIVYCTGFGPLPWAVLGEMFPANIKSVASSVVASTCWTLGFLVTFFYPSLDALGSYYAFWLFAGCMVVAFFFVLLVVMETKGLSLQEIQDRLNGKRN; the protein is encoded by the exons ATGCCCTCAATAAGCCGGGAGGAGCAGAGCGGAGTACAGTACTCCTACACGGAAGTCAGTACGTTCCAGATAAGCGAAGGAAACACTCGAAACATGTCACCCGAACCGGTCAAGTCCGGtcgcatttttatggctgccGTGGCAG CCAACTTGTCCGCCTTTGTGGTGGGAACCACCCTAGGATGGACCTCCCCCATCGGCCCAAAGCTCAAGTCAGAGGACACTTCAGACTCCCCGTTGAGCCGGCCCATTACTTCCGATGAAGATGCCTGGATTTCGTCCCTGATTGCCGTCGGAGCTCTGGTGGCTCCATTTGTGGCCGGTCCGATGGCCGACCGCATTGGCAGGAAGTGGGTGCTCCTCTCCAGTAGTCTGTTCTTCGTCCTGGCATTTGGCTTGAATATGGTGGCCTCCGAGGTGTGGATCCTGTACATGTCCCGCCTCATCCAAGGATTCGGCGTCGGCTTCGTGATGACCGTGCAGCCTATGTATGTGGGTGAGATTTCCACGGACAATGTACGCGGAGCCACCGGATCCCTGATGCAGCTCTTCATTGTGG GTGGTATTCTGTACGTCTATGCCATTGGACCGTATGTTTCATACCAGGCTCTGCAGTGGTGCTGCATTGTGGTGCCCGTGTTGTTCGACTTGGTCTTCTACACGATGCCCGAGAGTCCGTATTTCTTCGCCGGAAAAGGTCGAAAGTCGGAGGCACTGAAGTCGCTGCAGTTCCTCCGGGGCCAGAGTCCCGAGGGCGTGCATGACGAGATGGCCGAAATCCAGGCCAATGTGGAGGAGGCGATGGCCAGCAAGGGTACAGTGATGGATCTGTTCAAGAACGCGGGCAACCGCAGGGCCTTGTTTATCTGCGCTGGCCTGATCTCATTCCAGCAACTGTCCGGCATCAACGTGGTGCTCTTCAACAGCCAGTCGATATTTACCAGTGCCAACACTGGGCTGGATCCGGCGATTGCCACCATCATAATTGGATGTGTCCAGGTGGGATCCTCGGCTTTGACGCCTCTGGTGGCCGATCGCCTGGGCAGGAAGGTGATGCTGCTGACGTCTTCCAGTGTGATGTCCATTGGACTGGCGGCCCTGGGAGCATTCTTCTACATGCAGTTGGTCAAGAAAGACATCTCCAGCGTGGTCTGGATGCCAGTTCCTGCCCTGATCATCTACAATATCGTGTACTGCACGGGCTTCGGACCGCTGCCGTGGGCTGTGCTCGGCGAGATGTTCCCGGCGAACATCAAGTCGGTGGCGTCCTCGGTGGTGGCAAGCACCTGTTGGACCCTCGGCTTCCTGGTCACCTTCTTCTATCCCAGCCTAGATGCTCTGGGCTCCTACTACGCCTTTTGGCTCTTTGCCGGCTGCATGGTGGTGGCCTTCTTCTTTGTTCTCCTCGTTGTGATGGAGACGAAGGGGCTCAGTCTGCAGGAGATCCAAGATCGGCTCAATGGTAAGCGCAACTAG
- the LOC122622249 gene encoding uncharacterized protein LOC122622249, whose translation MAEKTQDAMLAEMDLIFLDHILPRCCKDITTTQAFYKDYTADKPKRTVTAFRKQTDPALISGHYANNLKVRKQEQKTRTWPRSMDWREEYAQFVKRNKWCNEEIYKLFFVHPPIDYFFIREYLQDLLKTTYISDYSPNHYHSLISRRKHRVQHDSDGIDYRTTYGNYHNRIQEEDPFKSTILPEPGSNPRSMEIGKFAKEMRKLFTKYNLTTYYETICLPALIKAKDGIMPSGPIDRYTLRKH comes from the coding sequence ATGGCCGAAAAAACACAGGACGCCATGTTGGCCGAAATGGATTTGATCTTTCTGGACCACATATTGCCCAGGTGCTGCAAGGATATTACCACCACGCAAGCGTTCTACAAGGACTACACCGCCGATAAGCCGAAGCGAACAGTCACCGCCTTTCGAAAGCAAACGGATCCCGCTCTGATTTCGGGTCACTATGCGAACAACTTGAAAGTCCGaaagcaggagcagaagacGCGGACTTGGCCACGATCCATGGACTGGCGAGAGGAGTACGCGCAGTTTGTCAAGCGCAACAAGTGGTGCAACGAGGAGATCTACAAGCTCTTCTTTGTGCACCCGCCCATCGATTATTTCTTCATCAGGGAATACCTGCAGGACCTGCTCAAGACCACCTATATCTCGGACTACTCGCCCAACCATTACCACTCGCTCATCAGCCGGCGCAAGCATAGGGTGCAACACGATTCTGATGGCATTGACTATCGGACGACTTATGGCAACTATCACAATCGTATCCAGGAGGAGGATCCGTTCAAGTCGACCATTCTCCCAGAACCAGGATCTAATCCCAGGAGCATGGAGATAGGAAAGTTTGCCAAGGAGATGCGCAAGCTGTTCACCAAGTACAATCTCACCACATACTACGAGACCATCTGTCTTCCGGCGCTGATAAAGGCCAAAGATGGTATTATGCCATCGGGACCGATCGATCGCTACACACTTCGTAAGCACTGA
- the LOC122621355 gene encoding zinc finger MYM-type protein 1-like, with product MMDTRRFLCKTPRIENEIMCLLQWMERDKIEGGNALGIDLQVSKQKLDFLNESKLCMIPIIETILLCGRQGIALRGSKDTRRLGEEEPIINDGNFRALLRFRAKTDEQLQKHLRDSPKNAMYISNRIQNELINICHDLSMCCIVDRVNNSMGFSFLGDDTPDIVGVEQSSICIRYLEKCDGKFIVREDFLCFIPITDFTGKGIGISYLDFLESSGLNCKYFFGQGYDGARAVSGEFHGAQAVIRKTRPLALYSHCAAHTFNLAVSSACNTTAIRNSLGTLENVHTFFVYPKRQNALQDAINENEKLKESRLRKLKKFCKTRWTEQQMDCCNLFASTTSSDSRP from the exons ATGATGGATACTCGTCGCTTTCTGTGCAAAACACCACGTattgaaaacgaaatt ATGTGCCTGTTGCAATGGATGGAAAGGGATAAAATTGAAGGAGGAAATGCATTAGGCATTGATTTGCAAGTTTCAAAGCAAAAACTTGACTTCCTAAATGAAAGCAAGCTTTGCATGATTCCCATCATTGAGACAATCCTCCTTTGTGGCCGGCAAGGGATTGCTCTTCGAGGTTCCAAGGATACAAGAAGACTTGGTGAAGAAGAACCGATAATAAATGATGGAAATTTTCGGGCTCTCTTGAGATTCCGCGCAAAAACTGATGAGCAGTTACAGAAGCATCTGAGGGATTCACCAAAAAACGCTATGTACATAAGCAATCGAATTCAGAATGAATTAATCAATATTTGTCACGATCTGAGCATGTGTTGCATTGTTGATCGGGTAAACAATTCGAtgggtttttcttttcttggaGATGACACGCCGGACATTGTAGGAGTTGAACAAAGTTCAATATGCATTCGATATTTGGAGAAATGCGACGGCAAGTTTATCGTTCGAGAAGATTTTCTGTGCTTTATTCCTATCACAGATTTTACTGGAAAAGGAATAGGAATTTCTTATCTCGATTTTTTGGAATCTTCCGGGCTTAATTGCAAGTACTTCTTCGGACAAGGTTATGATGGGGCGAGAGCGGTTAGCGGGGAATTTCATGGAGCACAAGCTGTAATCAGAAAGACCCGTCCACTCGCGCTTTACTCTCATTGTGCTGCTCATACCTTCAATTTGGCAGTCAGCTCTGCATGCAATACCACAGCCATCAGAAACAGTCTCGGAACTCTAGAAAATGTTCATACCTTCTTTGTGTACCCTAAACGCCAAAACGCTCTCCAAGATGCGAtcaacgaaaacgaaaaactgaaagaaaGTCGCttgagaaaattaaaaaagttctGCAAAACCAGATGGACAGAACAACAGATGGACTGTTGCAACTTATTTGCATCTACAACCAGCAGTGATTCGCGCCCTTGA